In Candidatus Poribacteria bacterium, one genomic interval encodes:
- a CDS encoding DegT/DnrJ/EryC1/StrS family aminotransferase codes for MATLAINGGEPVRTDPYPTWPTQDPADIEAFEAIYKSGQWGVGGPKVPEFAQQFAEFQGAKYGVCVNSGTSALYVALKAAGVCPGDEVITTPYTFQATVVAILMTHAVPVFVDTAPDSFLLDPSKVEAAITEKTKAILPVHIAGYPADLDALVDIANRHNLKIVEDCAQAHGAEWRGRGVGSWGHFGCFSFQSSKNLCAGEGGIVLINDRELYERAYALHNCGRTLPDAEFGEAEPFGGNFRMTEWQAGLLLSRITRLEDETNYRHKNMRWLDGWLGEVPGIKVTPLDPRATRGGCHGYKALFDAEEFEDISRETFLKAMRAEGIPMGYWYTTPMYRASFLTSNLFGQDLNYTDVHCPETEKICQTGLSLSQNVLMASEEDIEDIIKAVIKIRRNVGELKSDPS; via the coding sequence ATGGCAACATTAGCAATAAACGGCGGTGAACCTGTCCGCACGGATCCCTATCCGACATGGCCCACGCAGGACCCTGCCGATATTGAGGCGTTTGAAGCAATTTACAAAAGTGGACAGTGGGGCGTTGGCGGACCAAAGGTTCCAGAATTCGCGCAACAGTTCGCTGAATTCCAAGGCGCGAAGTATGGCGTTTGTGTCAATAGTGGGACATCAGCACTCTATGTCGCCCTGAAAGCCGCTGGCGTTTGTCCGGGTGATGAGGTCATTACCACACCCTATACCTTCCAGGCAACAGTCGTCGCGATCCTCATGACGCATGCCGTTCCTGTTTTTGTGGATACCGCACCAGATAGTTTCCTGTTGGATCCTTCAAAAGTTGAAGCCGCTATCACCGAAAAAACAAAGGCGATTTTACCGGTTCATATCGCCGGATATCCAGCCGATCTTGACGCATTGGTTGACATCGCAAATCGGCACAACCTTAAAATCGTCGAGGATTGCGCGCAGGCACACGGTGCCGAGTGGCGCGGGCGAGGTGTCGGCAGCTGGGGACATTTCGGATGCTTCAGTTTCCAATCGTCAAAGAACCTTTGCGCCGGTGAAGGCGGTATCGTTCTCATCAACGACCGGGAACTCTACGAACGCGCGTATGCACTCCATAATTGTGGACGCACACTCCCCGATGCTGAATTCGGCGAGGCAGAACCCTTCGGCGGCAATTTCCGTATGACTGAGTGGCAAGCCGGCCTCCTCCTCTCGCGTATAACTCGACTTGAAGATGAAACCAACTATCGCCATAAAAATATGCGATGGTTAGATGGGTGGCTCGGCGAGGTTCCCGGCATCAAAGTCACACCTCTCGATCCACGTGCAACGCGGGGCGGGTGCCACGGCTATAAAGCACTCTTTGATGCTGAGGAATTTGAAGACATTTCACGTGAAACATTTCTCAAAGCAATGCGTGCAGAGGGGATACCCATGGGATATTGGTATACAACGCCGATGTATCGCGCCTCTTTTCTTACCTCTAATCTTTTCGGTCAAGACCTCAATTATACCGATGTGCATTGTCCTGAGACTGAGAAGATATGCCAAACCGGTCTCTCCTTAAGTCAAAATGTCCTGATGGCAAGCGAGGAGGACATAGAGGACATTATTAAGGCAGTAATAAAAATCCGCCGGAATGTCGGTGAACTAAAATCGGACCCCTCCTAA
- a CDS encoding DUF402 domain-containing protein, translating to METITLIYKWPPNRVNRSHQQLLYVDEEVIVTGQRVKPALPIIQNGDTVLGDNFPVVWFVFTGLWYGIAKVYNLNNEWTGYYCDIMKPVKRTVDATGKLNCFEITDLFLDLWVNPDGTYEIQDEDEFEEAVQGGAIDAELERKAWEVMKTLIAEVEAGHLESRLQEVVQRGKFADLIPHITDMICL from the coding sequence ATGGAAACCATAACACTCATCTATAAATGGCCTCCGAATCGGGTAAATCGATCTCACCAACAATTGCTTTATGTGGACGAGGAAGTCATTGTTACGGGGCAACGGGTTAAACCTGCCTTACCTATAATTCAAAATGGTGATACGGTTTTAGGCGATAACTTTCCGGTAGTCTGGTTCGTATTTACGGGTCTGTGGTACGGTATCGCCAAAGTGTATAATCTGAATAATGAATGGACGGGTTATTACTGCGATATTATGAAGCCGGTCAAGCGAACTGTAGATGCAACGGGCAAACTCAATTGTTTTGAAATAACCGACCTCTTTTTGGACCTCTGGGTAAATCCAGACGGCACCTATGAAATCCAAGACGAAGATGAGTTTGAAGAGGCGGTTCAAGGCGGTGCGATTGATGCTGAATTGGAAAGAAAAGCGTGGGAGGTTATGAAAACATTAATCGCTGAAGTTGAAGCGGGACATTTAGAATCTCGGTTACAAGAGGTGGTGCAGAGGGGAAAATTCGCAGACCTAATTCCTCACATCACTGACATGATATGCCTATAG
- a CDS encoding DUF402 domain-containing protein — protein sequence METVTLTYKRPPDRVNHFQQQLLYMDDEVILTSQCVRPSAPIVQNGKTVLGDNFPVVWFVFTGLWYDVGKVYNLNGEWMGYYCDIMKPVKRTVDATGKLNCFEITDLFLDLWVNPDGTYEIQDEDEFEEAVQSDAIDAELERKAWDVMKTLIAEVETGHLEQRLQTVINSAQLSDLLIDVDWIER from the coding sequence TTGGAAACCGTAACACTTACCTATAAAAGACCCCCAGACAGAGTTAATCACTTTCAACAGCAATTGCTCTACATGGACGATGAGGTTATTCTCACATCTCAATGTGTCAGACCCTCCGCACCCATCGTGCAAAATGGTAAGACTGTTTTAGGGGACAACTTTCCTGTAGTCTGGTTCGTATTTACGGGACTATGGTACGATGTCGGGAAAGTTTACAATCTGAATGGCGAATGGATGGGTTATTACTGCGATATTATGAAGCCGGTCAAGCGAACTGTAGATGCAACGGGCAAACTCAATTGTTTTGAAATAACCGACCTCTTTTTGGACCTCTGGGTAAATCCAGACGGCACCTACGAAATCCAAGACGAAGATGAGTTTGAAGAGGCGGTTCAAAGTGATGCGATTGACGCTGAATTGGAAAGAAAAGCGTGGGATGTCATGAAAACATTAATCGCTGAAGTTGAAACCGGTCACTTAGAACAACGATTACAAACGGTTATTAATAGTGCGCAACTTTCGGATCTCTTAATAGATGTAGACTGGATTGAGCGATAG
- a CDS encoding homocysteine S-methyltransferase family protein — protein MEEGKIKNFQERLKADEPILYDGGFGSQLFTRNIELTNSALANELHPTAVIDIHSDYISAGAEAIGTNTFVASPLHLQMAGQSPSDAQRLIRLAVQHAKAAIERNGRDVYIAGSVGPSPGAIEADSGDTTFGIPNVDAREAHKLVIHTLAEEGVDFLCLETMFSAKEAAIAVDVARQTELPIAVNLTYKWTKERRSGKVVYRTDWGNSPADLLNILTEGEFSNGDSLLDAVSIMGVNCGAESRRDEHTGMPYAITGTQQLHAALTNRGIQGKRMMAYPNAGMPKLDENHQTVYTQTPEQMASYVPKLLETGAYLVGGCCGTTPRHIKAFREAIVS, from the coding sequence ATGGAGGAAGGTAAAATTAAAAACTTTCAGGAACGCTTAAAGGCTGATGAACCGATTTTGTATGATGGTGGGTTCGGTTCGCAATTGTTTACACGCAATATAGAACTTACCAATAGCGCACTCGCCAACGAACTGCATCCCACTGCCGTTATTGACATCCATTCAGATTATATCAGCGCAGGTGCTGAGGCAATAGGAACCAATACGTTTGTAGCGTCGCCGCTGCATCTACAAATGGCGGGACAAAGTCCATCGGATGCCCAACGCCTCATACGCCTCGCTGTTCAACACGCAAAGGCTGCTATTGAGCGGAATGGTAGAGATGTCTATATTGCAGGTTCCGTCGGTCCCTCTCCCGGCGCAATCGAAGCAGACAGCGGCGATACAACTTTCGGGATTCCAAACGTAGATGCCAGAGAGGCGCACAAATTGGTGATTCATACCCTCGCAGAAGAAGGCGTAGATTTCCTTTGTCTTGAAACAATGTTTTCCGCGAAAGAGGCAGCAATCGCTGTAGATGTCGCACGTCAGACGGAGCTCCCTATCGCGGTAAACTTGACATACAAGTGGACAAAGGAACGGCGGAGTGGCAAGGTCGTTTACCGGACAGATTGGGGGAATTCTCCGGCAGATTTGCTGAATATCCTCACGGAAGGTGAATTTTCAAATGGCGACTCGTTATTAGATGCCGTTAGCATTATGGGTGTGAACTGCGGTGCTGAATCCAGACGAGACGAACACACCGGAATGCCTTATGCAATTACGGGTACTCAGCAGCTCCACGCAGCCCTGACCAACAGAGGAATTCAGGGCAAGCGGATGATGGCATATCCGAACGCTGGTATGCCCAAACTTGATGAGAACCATCAGACCGTCTATACGCAGACTCCCGAACAGATGGCAAGTTATGTCCCCAAACTCCTCGAAACCGGTGCTTACTTAGTCGGTGGATGTTGCGGGACAACCCCAAGGCATATCAAGGCATTCCGTGAGGCAATAGTCTCCTAA
- a CDS encoding ASKHA domain-containing protein has protein sequence MKKIDKAEYEKRLNKITQIFEGLVTHADVQATYRCPYKNRLDHCTAKFGCRNQRKIDEGTGLLCVGDDKLDYRDAWEIDDSDEAAESHGTGTITSDGKVYQLTPGKTVFDYADDLAVQVPTSCFRTGQCHECIVEIKRGMDALQPPNEAEAFLRDNYRLACQAVVIDVDTDIEFTPLRRTPRILTYAITNNNETPELNPRVRHREGVVYYNDEPIDRYRGHVYGLAIDIGTTTVVANLVDLETGKTVSVSSFENPQRFGGSDIMNRISYDGEFHGELRRSLIAALNSEIMDMCDRHNFVRQEIYEVVVAGNTTMRDIFFKRDVQSIGQKPYKSTIEHEYRDGIRSTTALVEKTRRLGIRANPKAMVVSLPLIASHVGADVAADLVSIDIPSTDEIVMLVDVGTNTEVIVGNAKRMVAASCPAGPAFEGGGIEYGMPAYPGAIESLKWNGDQFSYETIDNEAPQGLCGSGLISLLAELRRNDMMSPKGVFSDRKQRIMSILPEHGITFSRDDASNLAQAKAANYCGQYIVLRHFGCVPEDITRLFLAGGFANYVNLQDAVEIGFLAPVPETNVVKVGNAAVAGATAVLLSEKKRADIEALVKNIEHIELETTPDFFDVFVEGCQFNPMPGTL, from the coding sequence ATGAAAAAAATAGACAAAGCCGAATACGAAAAACGCCTCAATAAAATTACACAGATTTTTGAAGGATTGGTCACACACGCCGATGTCCAAGCCACCTACCGATGTCCCTACAAGAATCGGCTTGACCACTGCACGGCGAAATTCGGTTGTCGAAACCAGCGAAAAATTGATGAAGGGACGGGATTGCTCTGTGTCGGGGATGATAAGTTAGACTATCGAGACGCGTGGGAGATTGACGATTCAGACGAAGCAGCAGAATCACACGGCACTGGCACGATTACATCTGACGGAAAAGTCTATCAACTCACTCCCGGAAAAACCGTTTTTGACTACGCAGACGATTTAGCCGTACAAGTGCCTACCTCCTGTTTCCGAACCGGACAGTGCCATGAATGTATTGTTGAAATCAAACGCGGGATGGACGCTCTCCAGCCACCCAACGAAGCGGAGGCCTTCCTACGAGACAACTACCGCCTTGCCTGCCAAGCCGTCGTTATTGATGTTGATACGGACATTGAATTTACACCACTCCGCCGCACACCCAGAATTCTAACGTACGCCATCACAAATAACAACGAAACGCCAGAGCTTAATCCACGCGTGCGCCATCGCGAGGGTGTTGTCTATTACAATGATGAACCGATTGACCGCTACCGGGGACACGTTTATGGCTTAGCTATAGACATCGGAACGACCACAGTGGTGGCAAATCTGGTGGATTTGGAGACGGGGAAAACGGTCTCTGTGAGTTCCTTTGAAAATCCACAGCGTTTTGGGGGCAGCGACATCATGAACCGTATCAGTTATGATGGCGAATTTCATGGAGAACTCCGTCGTTCCCTTATCGCTGCACTGAACAGCGAAATCATGGATATGTGCGATCGCCATAATTTCGTCCGGCAAGAAATTTATGAGGTCGTTGTCGCTGGCAATACGACGATGCGCGATATCTTCTTCAAGCGGGATGTCCAGAGCATCGGTCAAAAACCGTATAAGTCAACGATTGAACACGAGTATCGGGACGGAATCCGTTCAACAACCGCCCTTGTTGAAAAAACACGCCGCTTAGGTATCCGAGCGAATCCGAAGGCGATGGTTGTCAGTCTACCCTTGATTGCGAGCCATGTCGGGGCAGATGTCGCCGCCGATTTAGTCTCAATCGATATACCGTCAACAGATGAGATTGTCATGTTAGTTGATGTCGGCACAAACACAGAGGTGATTGTTGGCAATGCGAAACGGATGGTTGCTGCGTCATGTCCTGCCGGTCCCGCATTTGAAGGCGGCGGCATTGAATACGGAATGCCCGCTTATCCGGGTGCCATTGAATCTCTGAAATGGAACGGTGATCAATTCAGTTATGAGACAATTGATAATGAGGCACCCCAAGGGTTGTGCGGTTCAGGACTGATTTCGCTCCTCGCCGAACTCCGTCGCAATGATATGATGAGTCCAAAAGGCGTTTTTTCGGATAGAAAGCAACGCATCATGTCAATTTTGCCAGAACACGGTATCACCTTCTCGCGCGACGATGCGAGCAATCTCGCACAAGCAAAGGCTGCGAACTATTGCGGGCAGTACATCGTTTTACGGCACTTCGGCTGTGTCCCTGAAGACATCACAAGGCTTTTTTTAGCCGGTGGTTTTGCCAATTATGTTAACCTACAAGACGCTGTCGAGATCGGTTTCCTTGCCCCTGTCCCAGAGACAAATGTCGTCAAAGTCGGTAACGCCGCAGTCGCCGGTGCGACGGCTGTCCTCCTTTCCGAGAAAAAACGCGCAGATATTGAGGCACTCGTCAAGAATATCGAACACATTGAACTGGAGACAACTCCCGATTTCTTTGATGTATTCGTGGAGGGCTGTCAATTTAACCCGATGCCAGGAACGTTGTAA
- a CDS encoding corrinoid protein, producing the protein MTSINDIANEFIREEIEEYLEQPDEIELTIEMFAQATPAMQDIAAALIDGDHHTVDELTEAALEDGTEALEIMDDGLIAGMGIVGIKFRENFIFVPEVLACARAMKAGMAYIEPILSESGIDPIGTVIMGTVKGDLHDIGKNLCIMMLRGAGFVVHDLGVDTSEDEFMEAVEEYEAPILGMSALLTTTMPNMGKTIDAFIDEDLREDVKIMVGGAPVTQTFADDMGADGYGKDALACVALAKKFLLEEDEVW; encoded by the coding sequence GTGACATCTATTAATGACATCGCAAATGAATTTATCCGAGAAGAAATCGAAGAATATCTTGAGCAGCCTGATGAGATAGAACTGACTATCGAGATGTTCGCGCAAGCGACCCCGGCAATGCAAGACATCGCCGCTGCGCTTATTGATGGCGACCATCACACTGTTGATGAATTGACGGAGGCAGCACTTGAGGATGGCACAGAGGCACTGGAGATTATGGATGATGGACTCATCGCTGGGATGGGCATCGTTGGTATCAAGTTCCGCGAAAACTTCATCTTTGTCCCTGAAGTCTTAGCCTGTGCACGCGCAATGAAAGCCGGAATGGCATATATTGAACCCATTCTCTCTGAGTCAGGCATTGATCCCATCGGTACCGTAATTATGGGAACCGTCAAGGGAGATCTCCACGATATCGGCAAAAATCTTTGCATCATGATGTTGCGCGGGGCAGGTTTCGTCGTCCACGATTTGGGGGTTGATACCTCCGAAGATGAATTTATGGAGGCTGTTGAGGAATATGAAGCACCTATTTTGGGGATGTCCGCACTTCTGACGACGACAATGCCAAACATGGGGAAAACAATTGATGCCTTTATTGACGAAGACCTACGGGAAGACGTAAAGATTATGGTAGGCGGTGCCCCTGTTACGCAGACATTTGCCGATGACATGGGTGCTGATGGATACGGCAAAGATGCCCTTGCTTGTGTTGCCTTGGCTAAAAAGTTTCTTCTGGAAGAAGATGAGGTATGGTAG
- the dctP gene encoding TRAP transporter substrate-binding protein DctP, with amino-acid sequence MQKKKTDYKARAAHLMGVFLLIFGMLCLPMAGLAAESIKFATLAPKGSTWMNNFEAMGKEIRAKTDGELRLRIYPNGVQGDELDVVRKMRAGLIHAGAMTATGLGEIQEEVLIFQLPRMFKTYDELDYVRDYLRADLEKAFMDAGYVLLGMGDIGYYYIFSNQPIRTIADLQSSTVKMWARSSDKIARTFYESAEIATVLREVTQVLPSLYAGQLNTIVASPYVTVALQWYDKFKYMSDLPVNVGVGATVMTKESFDRLSPEQQKVVRETADAYQDSLIQDIRKDNDRALEALQKKAGIEVVEFEDESREAWDVIAIDTHNALVGEIYSQDFLDKINALLKEYREKN; translated from the coding sequence ATGCAGAAAAAGAAAACCGACTATAAAGCACGCGCCGCTCACTTGATGGGCGTGTTTCTACTAATTTTCGGGATGCTTTGTCTACCCATGGCAGGTCTCGCTGCTGAATCTATTAAGTTCGCAACCCTCGCACCGAAAGGCTCTACATGGATGAACAATTTTGAGGCGATGGGAAAAGAAATTCGCGCAAAAACGGACGGTGAACTCCGACTCCGTATCTATCCAAACGGTGTACAAGGAGACGAACTCGATGTCGTCCGAAAGATGCGTGCAGGGTTGATCCACGCAGGGGCTATGACAGCCACTGGGCTCGGTGAAATTCAGGAAGAAGTGCTGATTTTCCAACTGCCTCGGATGTTCAAAACCTATGATGAACTTGACTATGTACGCGATTACCTCCGGGCAGATCTTGAAAAAGCCTTTATGGATGCTGGATATGTCCTGCTCGGTATGGGGGACATTGGCTATTATTATATCTTCAGTAATCAGCCCATCCGCACTATTGCCGATCTCCAGTCATCAACCGTCAAGATGTGGGCGCGCTCAAGCGACAAAATCGCACGTACATTTTACGAAAGTGCCGAAATCGCAACTGTACTCAGAGAGGTTACACAGGTCCTCCCTTCCCTCTATGCAGGACAGCTTAACACGATAGTTGCATCTCCGTATGTCACTGTAGCATTGCAGTGGTATGATAAATTCAAATACATGAGTGATCTCCCTGTTAATGTTGGGGTCGGTGCCACAGTCATGACCAAGGAGAGCTTTGATCGACTCTCACCAGAACAGCAGAAGGTAGTGCGTGAAACCGCGGACGCGTATCAGGACAGCTTAATTCAGGATATTCGGAAAGATAATGACAGGGCACTTGAGGCACTCCAAAAGAAAGCTGGCATTGAGGTCGTCGAATTCGAGGATGAATCCCGCGAAGCATGGGATGTCATTGCCATAGACACCCATAACGCACTCGTCGGTGAAATCTACTCACAAGATTTTCTTGACAAGATTAATGCTCTTTTGAAGGAATACCGGGAGAAGAATTAG
- a CDS encoding TRAP transporter TatT component family protein — MIYNKFCFRISILLLPIFLGGCGLAKLSRIQSEGNLTVVESTLESNLGTLERLAKIGSAGILVSTARACSSYAGFLEDRMEEAEIAGDYETAAEMRTQAIDRYKQAEAYAFDVLAKSDEAFREPRSVDMETFKKALQKLEKKQVEPLFWAAYAVARGISLQKDDPMQVIDLTRVELMMARILELDETFYFGSAHLFYAVYYGDRAPTIGGDPEKAKEHIDRVDEINDGKFLMSKFYLARYYAYPKQDAELYKRSLQEVLDAPSDVYPGEEAATALAKSRAKRWLDQVDMLFDLEEMEEGGIE; from the coding sequence GTCTCGCCAAGTTATCGCGGATTCAGAGTGAGGGTAATCTAACCGTTGTGGAATCTACCCTCGAAAGCAATCTCGGGACCCTTGAGCGATTGGCTAAAATTGGCAGCGCAGGTATCCTCGTTAGTACCGCCCGCGCGTGTTCCTCTTACGCCGGGTTTCTGGAGGATAGGATGGAGGAGGCTGAGATTGCTGGAGACTACGAGACTGCAGCAGAGATGCGTACACAGGCAATTGACCGCTATAAACAGGCTGAGGCTTATGCATTCGACGTGCTTGCAAAATCCGATGAAGCGTTCAGAGAACCGAGAAGTGTTGATATGGAGACCTTTAAAAAAGCACTTCAGAAACTCGAGAAAAAACAGGTTGAACCCCTGTTTTGGGCGGCTTACGCTGTGGCGCGCGGGATTAGCCTTCAGAAGGATGATCCGATGCAGGTAATTGACCTTACGCGTGTCGAACTCATGATGGCGCGTATCCTTGAATTGGATGAAACTTTCTACTTCGGTAGCGCCCATCTGTTCTATGCCGTCTATTACGGGGACCGAGCACCAACGATCGGTGGTGATCCGGAGAAGGCGAAGGAACACATTGACCGTGTAGACGAGATTAATGACGGTAAGTTCCTAATGAGCAAATTCTACCTCGCGCGTTACTATGCCTATCCTAAACAGGACGCTGAACTCTACAAACGGTCTTTACAGGAAGTCCTTGATGCACCCTCGGACGTTTATCCTGGCGAGGAGGCGGCGACTGCCTTGGCAAAATCACGAGCGAAACGTTGGCTTGATCAGGTGGATATGCTTTTTGATTTAGAAGAAATGGAAGAAGGAGGGATTGAATAA